A region from the Candidatus Paceibacterota bacterium genome encodes:
- a CDS encoding glycosyltransferase family 2 protein, with protein sequence MISVIVPVYNEKDNVGPLVKELVSVVGKETKDFDIIIVDDGSADSTYNELKKLAETEKHLKVIKFSRNFGQTSAFAAGIEASKGDIIITIDGDLENDPNDIPKMLRMIESGVDLVSGWRKNRWQGQLFTRRLPSLCANKLISAISGVKLHDYGCMLKVYRREVIKDVSLYGEMHRFIPAYVKYNGANIAEVEVNYRPRRFGVSKYGLGRVSKVILDLLFIRYMMNYMNKPIRFFGGIGMFSLLLGLVSGLAAIILKIMGLRNLVATPLPIFSAIFVIVGIQLLVMGILAEMIMRTYYESQHKTPYKVKNRINF encoded by the coding sequence ATGATCTCAGTTATTGTGCCGGTCTACAACGAGAAGGATAATGTCGGACCTCTGGTTAAAGAGCTGGTTTCAGTTGTCGGTAAAGAAACAAAGGATTTTGACATCATCATTGTCGATGATGGTTCAGCTGACAGCACTTACAATGAGTTAAAAAAGCTGGCGGAGACCGAGAAGCATTTGAAGGTTATAAAATTTAGCCGCAACTTCGGTCAAACCTCCGCTTTTGCGGCCGGCATCGAGGCGTCGAAGGGGGACATCATTATCACAATTGACGGCGATCTCGAGAATGACCCCAACGACATCCCTAAGATGCTCCGAATGATTGAAAGCGGAGTTGATCTGGTTTCCGGCTGGCGCAAGAACCGTTGGCAAGGTCAACTGTTTACCCGCAGATTGCCTTCACTTTGCGCCAATAAGTTGATTTCCGCCATTAGCGGGGTCAAGCTCCACGACTATGGCTGCATGCTTAAAGTGTATCGGCGTGAAGTGATCAAAGATGTCTCGCTTTATGGTGAGATGCACCGTTTTATCCCGGCTTATGTTAAATATAATGGCGCCAATATCGCCGAAGTTGAGGTTAATTATCGGCCGAGGCGATTTGGGGTCAGTAAGTATGGTTTGGGAAGGGTTTCCAAAGTTATTTTGGATCTTCTATTTATCAGGTATATGATGAATTATATGAATAAGCCGATCAGATTTTTTGGCGGGATTGGCATGTTCTCTTTGCTTCTGGGGCTTGTTTCCGGTTTGGCGGCGATAATTTTAAAAATTATGGGCCTCAGAAATCTGGTTGCGACGCCTTTGCCAATCTTCTCGGCAATCTTTGTAATTGTGGGAATTCAGCTTTTGGTGATGGGTATTTTGGCGGAAATGATCATGAGAACTTACTACGAGTCTCAACACAAGACGCCGTACAAAGTTAAAAATCGAATCAATTTTTAA
- a CDS encoding glycosyltransferase, which produces MIKKKILMIAPTPFYSNRGCHMRIFEEARWLSKDHYLVKIVTYQVGDNPEGFDVERIPDWFFWSRVGLKANQPTWHKIYLDFFLLLKTFVVAIKFRPAVLHCHLHEGALIGLLVGPLLGAKVIFDSQGGLTDELSRFKMIEKGSLLYGIFLLIEKAIYRLVPTIVASNESNYAMLRDLFKVPETKLRLVPDAISFDIKTDPKVTETLRKEMKIPSDRKVIVYLGSYTEVQNVEAVLKLAEVMKSKRQDIFWVLRGNGDVAHYQNLVQTLKLSDRVYLGDVIPYLDSQSYLALGDFAITLKLRTTESNGKLLSYALARLPIIALDHQSNRSLIGDSACYLGGDGDYEAWSSKLSKYLDLPKSTHEETARQLEKKIKACYAWESIIKKLESIYDGDNI; this is translated from the coding sequence ATGATTAAAAAAAAGATACTAATGATTGCGCCAACTCCGTTTTATTCCAATCGGGGCTGTCACATGAGAATTTTTGAAGAGGCCAGGTGGTTATCAAAGGATCATTATTTGGTCAAAATTGTCACTTACCAGGTTGGCGACAATCCGGAAGGTTTTGATGTTGAGCGGATTCCCGACTGGTTTTTTTGGAGTCGGGTCGGTCTTAAGGCTAACCAGCCGACTTGGCATAAAATTTATTTAGATTTTTTTCTTTTGCTTAAGACCTTTGTCGTGGCGATCAAATTTCGTCCGGCGGTCCTGCATTGTCACCTGCATGAAGGCGCGCTAATCGGCCTTCTCGTCGGTCCTTTATTGGGAGCCAAAGTGATTTTTGATAGCCAGGGCGGTTTGACTGACGAATTGTCGAGATTCAAGATGATTGAAAAAGGTTCCCTCCTTTATGGCATTTTTCTATTGATCGAAAAAGCGATTTACCGCCTCGTGCCAACTATCGTGGCGAGTAATGAGAGTAACTATGCGATGTTGCGTGATTTGTTCAAGGTTCCGGAGACCAAATTAAGACTGGTGCCTGACGCCATTAGTTTCGATATCAAGACAGATCCAAAAGTGACCGAAACCTTAAGGAAGGAAATGAAAATCCCGTCTGATCGAAAAGTTATCGTCTATCTCGGCAGTTATACCGAAGTACAAAATGTTGAAGCGGTTTTGAAACTGGCGGAAGTTATGAAAAGTAAACGACAAGATATTTTTTGGGTCTTGCGAGGTAATGGCGATGTGGCCCATTATCAAAATTTGGTTCAAACGCTAAAATTGTCCGACCGGGTGTACTTAGGTGACGTGATTCCTTATTTGGATTCACAAAGCTACTTGGCTTTGGGTGACTTTGCTATTACTTTGAAACTCCGCACCACCGAAAGTAATGGCAAGTTACTAAGTTATGCTTTGGCCAGGTTGCCGATAATTGCTCTAGATCATCAGTCCAATCGATCTTTAATTGGCGATTCGGCCTGTTATCTGGGAGGGGACGGTGACTATGAGGCCTGGTCAAGTAAGTTATCAAAGTATCTGGATTTGCCGAAATCGACGCACGAGGAAACGGCTCGGCAATTAGAAAAAAAGATCAAGGCCTGTTATGCTTGGGAAAGCATTATTAAAAAATTAGAATCGATTTATGACGGAGACAATATCTAA
- a CDS encoding class I SAM-dependent methyltransferase, translating to MTETISNCPLCNSVNYREVISLPEIGGSGPEVFTFRRCLNCGVMFLAVRPPASEMARYYRDDYEPYQNTYHPIAEAFVGWRTKKEGKMLLKYCPSAKDLLDVGASWGKYIKAMRDRLNFKVVGVEPNSAMCAEGKRRGLDLRAGELLAQKFPDQSFDILVMNHVIEHLSSPRKEVREIFRILRPGGLALLRTPNEDTPERHFFGRAWLAYEFPRHLILFNRETLSRLLEKEGFEVIKVWFEKTPNDIILSIKNFGQLKKWPLKLTKFFDINNLFLLCLFQPIALLSGLFSKTGRMVILAKKKSR from the coding sequence ATGACGGAGACAATATCTAACTGTCCGCTTTGCAACAGTGTGAATTATCGGGAGGTTATTAGTTTGCCTGAAATCGGCGGTTCTGGACCGGAAGTTTTTACTTTCAGACGCTGTCTTAATTGTGGTGTGATGTTTCTGGCGGTGCGACCGCCGGCCTCTGAAATGGCGAGATATTACCGAGACGATTATGAGCCGTATCAAAACACTTACCATCCGATTGCCGAGGCTTTTGTCGGTTGGCGAACCAAAAAAGAGGGGAAGATGCTTCTAAAATATTGTCCGTCGGCCAAAGACTTGCTCGATGTTGGAGCCTCTTGGGGCAAATACATTAAGGCGATGCGCGACCGCCTCAATTTTAAGGTGGTTGGAGTTGAACCTAATTCGGCCATGTGTGCCGAGGGGAAGCGCCGGGGATTGGATCTGCGAGCAGGTGAACTGCTGGCTCAAAAATTTCCCGATCAGTCGTTTGATATTTTGGTGATGAATCACGTAATTGAACACCTTTCCAGCCCGAGAAAAGAAGTCAGAGAAATTTTTAGAATCTTGAGGCCGGGCGGTCTGGCGTTGCTAAGAACGCCAAATGAAGATACTCCCGAAAGGCATTTTTTTGGCCGAGCTTGGTTGGCTTATGAATTTCCACGCCATCTGATCTTGTTTAATCGCGAGACCCTGAGTCGACTTTTGGAAAAGGAGGGCTTTGAGGTGATAAAAGTCTGGTTTGAAAAAACACCCAACGATATTATTCTCTCGATAAAAAATTTCGGTCAACTCAAAAAGTGGCCACTAAAACTGACCAAGTTTTTTGACATCAATAATCTCTTTCTGCTTTGCCTGTTCCAGCCGATTGCACTTTTGTCTGGGCTATTTTCTAAAACCGGTCGCATGGTTATTTTGGCTAAAAAAAAGAGCCGATGA